The genomic interval TAGGATAGTCTTTAACCTTCTAGATAGAAGAGAGACACTAGGATAGTCTTTGACCCTTTAGACAGAAGACACTAAGATAGTCTTTAACTCTAGAAAGAAGGCATTATGATAATCTTTAACCCTCTAGACAGAAGGCACTGAGATTGTCATTAATCTTCTAGACAGGAAAAATTGGGATAGTCTTTAACCCTCTAGATAGAAAATGTTGGAAAAGTTTTTAACCATCTAAATAGAAGGCATTAGGATAGTCTTTACACAAAAGGTACTGGGATAGTCTTTAACCCTTTAGACAGGTCTTTAACCCTTTAGATAGAAGACATTGGGATAATCTTTAACCTTCTAGACAAAAGACATTGGTATAGTCTTTAACACTCTAAATAGAAGACATTGATATAGTCTTTAATCCTTTAGAAAGAAGACACTATAATAGTCTTTAATCCTCTAGATAGAAAATATTAGGATAGTCTGTAATCCTTTAGATAGAAGACATTAGGATATTCTAgcatagaaaaattatatagaaaacTCATATAGCTTGATTGAAAGTATAAAGAGTTCACTAAACACTATCCGAGTTATCTAAACTACTTATCGaactatttatgttttttatatgcTTTACCAAACTATATAAACTTCTCAATTCTATGTGTATTTTATTGGGTATCTAAAATCATCGAACTATTTGAGTTTTCTATGCATTAATCAagctatttaaattttttattaagttatttcAATTCATGTATTTTATCGGGTTATCCAAACTTCTTATCAAGTTATTAAGTTTCTTATTGAGCTATCGTAATTTTTATCGAATTATTCGTAATTTTTATCGAATTATTCAGATGTTtgtagattttatttaaaaatgtgacATATTATATATCATCAAATCAATATAAGAACACATTACATATGtcattatttaatgatttattatttatcaatgttagaaaaatattaagaaaaaaaaatatatttaattataattatgaactAACAACTCATACATTTAGTCAATCCataaataaatctattttataaaatttatataattaataaaatattaatataaatttttctataataaattttaaatattttaataatttaaatgttgatcatataaaataagaataaaaataaatattaatataaatataagaaagagaATGAGACTGACATATATAATACTTGTTAGGAAATGTGACAGATACAAATTTTAGTGATAGAAATAGGTTAAAACAATCTCCAATAATAAATTTGGTAAAtctatatgaatatattttttggtatcacaattatttttaaattttatttttgaaataatttttaataaaataattaatttattaatttatcttttaaatgttgtttttaatttaatagttttttgacttgatatttgttttttaaaatttaaatattttaaattaaaaatttactttaaaataaataaaaaatatttataataaatttataaaaattatttatatttaattttataattataaaaataaaaataataattttattattataaaaaagtaaataactaCGCATTTATATGTGATTTTACTagttaaatctaaaataaataaatagagaaTTAAAGGAAACTGGAAAAATTTGATTGtgtcttcttttaattttataaagagtggaattatatttttatttttgatataaaATGGTTTGTAACAATTTATTTACACTAGTTAAGTTTCTTGAATAACGAATCACATAAGTGACTTAGATTATGTATGGTATAATGTATAATTCGATCAGAATGCAATAAGTCATTGTTGAACGGTTTTCTATAGATAATTAAGACCCATCCGTCTATATGATATAGTATATAATCTGATCAGTAAGCTATACAACAAGTCATTGTTGACAACAAACACGATATACTAGGCGAACGGTTTTCTACATATAATCAAGATTGATAAGTctattaattacattataagTTAAGCAGGTAAAATAGACTTATGATTATTGGACTATAATTAGATCAATGCAAACATTAATATTGTTAGACCAATATCAATTTAAAGTTCACAAAAcacctataaatataaaaatatattataaaaataaaattagtttaattgaattttgatatttaattctGAATTAAgttcattaaataaaatctaaCTTAATAGGTATCTACTGTTTGGTTTAGATTCCAAAAAATGAGCAaataattcaaaagtaaaaaagaaaagaagatgataGTACGTGTCTCTCGAACCTACTAATCTATCTATAgattatatattgaatttacaaaaattaataaaacaaacgAGTGTTTCTTTCTGGGCAGTgacatatattaaattatgagaTACATAACTAAACTGTCATACTTCCAGTAGACTTTCAGAATGAGAGAATAaaactgaaatattttaattaactaagcACATTCTAAGAGACTTTAAACTCTAGagaataaaatacttttattaatcaattatatgtaAACATAAAGCGAACTcctatttcatatatatatatatatatatatatatatatatataaatgaatgaatatttttCCAAGAGACTTTTAGAAGAAATAATACTAATAGGATGTTAATTAATGTTAGGCAATTATTCAACACaaaaactaaactttttttAGGAAATTATTAAGTTTTTGGTCCCttttaaaccaaaaacaaatggctcttttataggtttttaataattttagttcatATAGTATTAAGAAGTTTCCTTTAATACGGTCCATGTATCGAAAGTCTTCCTAGCAAGAGTTCCAGGTAAGCTTGTGGTACAAAGGGGTAGTCGTAGTTGGGAATGCTTCCTTTAGAGGGGAAGTGCACCAATGTGGAATGGACTCACCCTTAAGGGAGAGATTATTAGGAATCCAAGTGTGAATCTAAGTCCTACATTGGATAGAACTGAGAAAGTGAAACACCATATAGAAGTGAAGATCCATTAATTTATTGTCTTAAAGTTTTGGGTTAAGAGTGTTGTCAATTACTTATATTGTTAGGTTCAGGTCTTATTGGTGTTGTGTCTCCCAATGAAAGAAGAAACCTCATTTAAAGATTTCATCTTGTGTTTTATGACAtgttttatgagttttttttattcaaaaattgtattattgtaCAATAATGTTGTATTCGATGAAGGTTAAATATAATTGTTCACGTAGATGTACGCATGCTTAATAAGTGAATGAGTTGATACTGGAGATATGTTGTCTGTGAATTAGTTAGGTAAGCTAACTTAGTATGAGTGTTGAgtcataaaacattttaaatgataCATTTAGGTTTTATTACTGATCCAAATCATATTGATAAGTTTATCAAGTGATGCAAAATTAGAGAAGTTCTTGCTACCTATGTTAAAGATGATTTGGTAAAGAGATGTTGTAATATAAGTTACCAATAGAAAACCTAAAAAGTAATAAAGCAATAAGAGGAAGTTCTTGACATGTTATCTCATTCATAATGATCATAGTCCTATTTATAGGCTTTAAGAGGAATGAACAACAAAGTGTTGCAATTTTCCCCGTCTATTCATAGAGGCATGATCCTTAAGGCTTGTTGCCTTACATTCATTGAGTATAGGAGATAGTATACAATAAGGTTCTAATGATATGTTGACAAGTAAatactttttcttcaaaagaaagatttgttgaaaaaaatctCCCTAAATTTGGAAGGCGGTGCATATAAGTGGTATCCTAAAACTTATGAGAGAACTTGTTGTATCATTAATATATTGGTTTAAACTCTCGGTTGGTCATCACTTTTATTCGAAAATCTCAATTAGGTCATCAGATTCTGATGGGTCTTAATTGGGTCCTTCTTTTTAATGTGTAACAAATATGTCTTTTCCATTATGTTTTGTGAAACTATGTTTAGAATTGATGAGCTGAAAGACTTTGTGAATTTGTGtcatttagttttaaaattcattatagtTGACGAGTTCATTATATCGATTTTTTAAGAGATTGGGTTGTGTTTGTGCTAACATTTTTGTCAGCCCACTTCAACCATTGTCGTCTCATAGTTTCATCATGAATGGAGCTCATCGATGCCATCAGGGACGTTGCTAGTGCTATCCATTGCTCCTACTTCTTCCAAAACGCATGGGTCTTCTTCTTCAAACCCCAAGTTGTAGAGTTGTAGAACTGGTCGCGCCTCCATCTTTGTCAAACACAATGTTGACAGTGCCATAAATCGTAACCAAAAACCACACCCTAATGCAACTGTTCTTCTTCCCTCCACTTCCTTCAAAATGCAATCACtccaaatcttcagtgaaaccACCGTCATGCCTCCTGCGCTACCAATGTTATACTCAAGCAAGCCCATTTCGCTTCTTCCTATGGATCTTTTCCCTTTGATAGAGAGTTTCGCTTCTTGttacttaataattttcttatgtgTGAATGATTGATGTTGTAATTGTTTCTCTACTCTctccttttttataatttttctctggtatttaattattttctctctattttgcctctttgtttttgtgtgtagatgtaaagaaaaaacaaaagaaaatgaagattgaGTAACCGCTAATGATGAAAGCGGAAAGTCGTGAAGATAAAGGTAGGAAatgtgatgatgaagatgaggatAAGAGGTTTATGGGTGGAGGAAAATGCAATGTGTTATACTCTATATTATGTTGGGTGTAGTGCATAATAAGAATAAAGTGTAGATTGGATTTTGGAATGGATTGTGAGTATGACCTTTGAAAAGCGGACATGATGGTGcctatataatagaaaaatggtTGTGTAGGAAATGTGGGATTAAGTTACGATATCATTGTGATTGGAGTAGAAAAAGGTTTGAAAATCGGGGAGATAAATATGTTGGGTGATGAAAACATGGGTGAACCAAGTGAATGAAACATGAGGGGTGGGTGATGTGTGAGTGTCAAAGAGAAAAGACAATGTATACATTGTTAACAATTTGGGTCTAATTgttacacatttaaaaaaaagacaCAATTGAGACCAATCAAAATTTGAAGACCTGCtttagattttcaaataaaaacgAGGACAGACTGAAGGTTTAAACCTGACATGTATCTTCTAAAAAGTGATTCTTCATCATTGTTAACACCTGCTTGACCTTGGATGGCCAAAATAATCAACATAGAACAACTCTCCCAAAAACACTACACAACCTAGCACATTTCACCTATGTAGGTACTTaagaaaaccaaaatcataTAGTTAATCTCACAAACATGTAGAATAAAACAACAATATTTCCTGTAGAATAAAACGATAATATTGCCTATAAgtttctaagaaaaaaataaaaaaataaactaaaaaaaattatagtataaaTATGTAATCATTCCAAAATTTGTTATCTAatcttcattatatttttaatacatcaCAATTactttttgattttatttaagtgtatatttatatatatcttttatcaaaatttgacataaaacaaaatatgttgTGTTTGGATGAGGTGTTTTAAGagaataattcatttatttggATAATTTGAATTACTTTAATGTAAAATTACTTGTTttgataaagaaattgaaatgaaattgagATTAAGGAATTTtaagaaagtattttaataaactaaaataatagaatttgaaattcaGTCAAAATagaaggaaattaaaatttcgTAATCTATGAGATTCCTTGCTGGTTAGGATGAAAAAAGTTTACAAGTCCAAAAAGTCAACTCATACCTTCAACTCGAACCAAATCATCTTGACATCTAACATGAGCTTACTCAATCCGACTATGAGCTCATAATGACTTGACTCAACCTTTGATCAGAGTCAACTAGGTCTGAGTCAATGGTCAAGTCATGTCAATCTGTGTCGATTTGGCATAAACAAAAGGTTAAGCCAATTTGGAATAAATTAAAAGTCTAGTTGAGTCGACTTGGGTCGTAAGTAAGAGTTGAGTCAGTTAAGGTCGAAAGTCAAGTTAAGTTAGTCAGGGTTGAAGGTCAAGTCAAGTTGGATTGGGTCGAAGGTCAAACTTAGCCAGTCTATGTCAAATATTGAGTGACTCGGCTCAGACCAAAGGTCATGTTGATCGAACtgtatcaaaggtcaagtcgaGTCGACTCGAACGAATATCAAACTAAATCAACCCAAGTTGAATATTCAAATTGAGTCCGTCTAGATCAAAGTTAAGATGAATTATCCTAACTAGTAAGTTAAGCTACCTCAATTTATATTGAATGATGAAGTTgggtttttcttaaaataaaaattaaatctatgtatctaaataaaaaatattttaatcattaaatttaaaaaattatttaaaaaataaagataattcaattataaataatttaaatattatgtattttagtGTTAAAAATGACTACAATGGATTACCAAAACACAAtgttaagaaaatttagttCACCTTATAAAACCATCTACTAGTCCAAAccttattatatttgtttttcgcCACAAAGGAAGAAACACAACTCAAGTTCAAACACATCACCCTAATTCTGGTTTCTTAGCCAAATATAACTACTCTTGTTTCTTGCTAAAAAAAATCCACtgtacaaaaaaaataacttcaataaTTCAATCTAGTGTGTCTTTATTAACACATAATACTGTAAATACGGCGAATAAAAATaccaataaaaagaatttttaaaaaaaataagtaaataaaaacattaaaaagatGAATCATTAATGAAATCTATAATATTTGATAGTTAGATTATATGCGCGTAGTTGGCAAGGGACCTTTCAATAATTGCCCTACGCACTATGGTAACctatttttgaagtttttaattttttatatataaagtagCTGCCTCTACTATATATTCCACACACTCTTCCCGATATCGAAGCTTCTGTTCCtcacttctctctctctctcctctccGACATCAACATATTTTTCTCCGATGGGTTTTCCGGTCGGTTACGCCGAGGTCTTCTTCCCCAACCCCTTCCTCCACACACTGGCCTTCCTCGGCCTCCTACGAAACCTCGTCTTCTTTCTCTTCCACCTCCTCGGACTCTCCGACTTCCTCGAAACCGAGGTCGCATGGCCGGACCCCCGCATCCCCGCCACCACCGCCGCCGTCTCCAGACCTCCCTCCGTGTCGGCGCTACTCATCAGGGACATCCTCCCCGTCGCCAAGTTCGGAGAGTCTGAGGAAAACTCCTGCGCCTGCGCCGTCTGTCTGTTCGAGTTCTCCGAGGAGGAGGAGATTCGGCGCATGCGGAACTGCAAACACATTTTCCACCGCGCCTGCGTGGACCGTTGGATCGATCACGATCAAAAAACATGCCCTCTCTGTAGGACCCCCTTTGTGCCTGATGACATGCTTGATGATTATAATCAACGTCTCTGGGCTGCTTCTGGAATCAACGAGTTCTACTCCGATTACACTTCTTCTTTCTGATTTCCAATTTCTTCaacttttctctctctatttctATATAATCAATCATGAAAGTGAATTGTAcataacaaagtaaaaaataaaagaaaattttgaacaatTGCTTAATGCAATGGATACATACACTTTTCACTTACTaatcatcattaattattaattattagtggTGTTATGCCAATTTCATCCACTAACTATGCTGGCGGCTCGAGtattattgaatataatttCTGTACCATGGTAGTAAGTAgagattaaattattattttaattatattatcatcCCGTTTATAAGGTCATTTCATTTCATCCAATACTTTCTCTGAACCtgcctatttttttttttatacaaatttatatcaTTCTTTTTAGGAATGATGATGTTCTGTTATTACGAACATGGAAACTTTCTACATGCATAGGTTTCAATTTCAAAACGTATGTTTAAGTTGTACTATTTTACATAGTTTTTGTTTGGTTATTGTAGACATTAGATTTGAAGAAGTGTTAGAAAATATCTATATCCATAGATAATGGTTTAGAGAGATATATCTAAGACtaatctttttgtttatttgtagCTTGAACCAACAATTTATAATAGTAAAAAGACAAAAcagttttcttctctttcttaagttcaattttttaaaaggaagGAATATCTTTCGgcttataaattttcaaaaatacttaattatacCTGCAGTTGGTGGTGCTTTTcactttcctttttctcctactttaatgaaaaattacaacATGAGTTGCTTAGGAAAACTCCCtgttaataaaagtaatataaaaacataattctcacaaaaattaaattttattattatataagtaagaatttaatttttgtgagaattaacaaattaataattatgaaatcCATATTAAAAAACTCATGTAAACAACTTTTACTTGTGTGATTTGAAGAGGAAAATGTAATTTGTTTCATTCTTGTAACATTTCTCAATGGTTAATGTTAAACAGGGAAGTTAGAAATAGaaatttctaattatatttttatttcttaaaaaatataaaattaatgttatttttttcaccAGTGAGGA from Vigna radiata var. radiata cultivar VC1973A chromosome 9, Vradiata_ver6, whole genome shotgun sequence carries:
- the LOC106773880 gene encoding E3 ubiquitin-protein ligase RHA1B, which codes for MGFPVGYAEVFFPNPFLHTLAFLGLLRNLVFFLFHLLGLSDFLETEVAWPDPRIPATTAAVSRPPSVSALLIRDILPVAKFGESEENSCACAVCLFEFSEEEEIRRMRNCKHIFHRACVDRWIDHDQKTCPLCRTPFVPDDMLDDYNQRLWAASGINEFYSDYTSSF